TCGGTGAACGCCGGCATCGTGAAGTCGGTAACCGAGCAGGTGGTGGCCCACTCCCCCAACGCCATTATCATCATCGTGAGCAACCCGCTCGACGTGATGACCTACCAGGCCCACCTCACCGCCAAGCTGCCCCGCGAAAAGGTGTTCGGCATGGCCGGCATTCTGGACACGGCCCGCTACCGCGCCTTCCTGGCCGAGGCCCTGAACGTGAGCCCCAAAGACATTCAGGCCGTGCTCATGGGCGGCCACGGCGACACCATGGTGCCCCTGCCCCGTTACACCACCGTGGGCGGCATCCCCGTTACCGAGCTCATCGGCAAAGCCGAGCTGGACGCCATCGTGCAGCGCACCGCCCAGGGCGGCGGCGAGCTGGTGAAGCTCATGGGCACCTCGGCCTGGTACGCGCCGGGCGCAGCGGCCGCTCAGATGGTGGAAGCCATTGTGCGTGACCAGCGCCGCGTGTTCCCCGTGTGCCTTGAGCTGCAAGGCGAGTACGGCATCAACGGCGTGTACCTCGGTGCCCCGGTTATCCTCGGCAAAAACGGCGTGGAGCGGGTGATTGAACTTCAGCTCAACGACGAAGAAAAAGCCCTGCTGGAAACTTCGCGCGGCCACGTGAAAGAAGTAATGGATGCCCTGGACAAAATGGGCCAACCCGCGTAATTGTTGAGCTAATTATTGAGTGCGAAAAAGGCCCCACTGGAAATTCCGGCGGGGCCTTTTTTCGTATTCTGAGCCATGGCTGAAAAACCAAAGCTCAGCAGCAGTCAAACGTATTTACACCAGAAATAACATCTTATTTATCAGAGCATTTAGAGCACGTCTCCTTTGCTACAAAAGATGCTTACCTTAGTATTCCCCCGGTAGCAATGCGGCCTAGTTTATCATGAAAAGAGTGCTCGCAAATTCGTTTGATAAGGTGTACTTGACCATCGAATTTGACCAGGAAAACAACTGGGTTTACAACAACTGGATAGGCGTGCTCCCGACCGATAACGTCATCCTGGGCTGCCAGGCCACCATCGATTTTCTACGGGAAATTAATTGCTCGTTGATGCTCAACGACAACCGGCAGGTAATCGGCTCCTGGACGGCCGCCAACGAATGGATTGCCGAAAATTGGGTGCCGCAGGTGCTGGCCCTGGGCCTCAAGCGGTTTGCCCACGTGGTGTCGCCCGGCATTTTTGGGCAGACCTCGGCCGCCGAAATGGTTACCCTCGTGGGCACCCAGCTGGAGATGCGCCTGTTCAAGGACATTGAGCTGGCCAAGGCCTGGCTGCGCGAGGCGTAGGGCCGCCGCGCTACTGCTGGCTGGCCCGGAACAGCTTCTGCTTCTCTTCCTTGGACAAGCTCTCGTAGCCCGAGCGCGAAATCTTATCCAGGATGGTATCAATCTCATCCTGCAGGGGCTGGTTGGCCACGGCGGGCTTTTTGCCGCTTCCCGATGAGGCCGCCGCCACGGGCTCGGCGCGGCGCGTGGTGCTCACGCGCATGGCCGGCCGGCGGCTAAACAGGTTGCTCACCCAGTTGCCCACCGCCTGAATCGGGCGGCCCAGGTCGCGGCCCGCCTGCAGCTGCTTGATGAACACAAAGCCGAGCAGGGCCCCGCCCAGGTGGGCAATTTCGCCGCCGGGGTTGCCGCCGTTCACACCGGCCAAGGAAATCAGGACGACCACGGCCGCAATCCATTTTATCTTGACCGGGCCAATCAGAATCAGCATGAAGGTGAAGTCGGGCAGCAGCGTGGCGCCGGCCACAATGATGGCCGTGACGGCCGCCGAAGCCCCAATCATGGGCGAACCCACGGCTGGCTGAAAGGCCGGAATCAGGTTGTAGCTGAGCAGGAAAATAGCCGCCCCGGCCAGCGCGCCCAGCACGTAGATGCTCACGAGGCGGCGGTCGCCGAGGTACTCGCGCACTAGTTGCCCAAACCAGTACAGGTTGAGCAAGTTGAACAGGATGTGGAAGAAGCCTTCGTGGGTGAAGGCATAGGTCAGGACCGTCCAGGGGTGCCGCAGCAGCACGGGCAGCGACGACGACAGCTCCAGCTGCCGCAACACCGGCGGGTAATAGCCACTCGCGCTGCTCACCGTGAGGATGGTGCGCAGCACAATGAGGCCCGCAAACACCAGCACGTTCAGCAGGATGAGCTGCATGAGGGCGTTGTCGCGGCGGCTGAAAGCAGAGCGGATGTCTTGAACGATGCTCATTGGAGTACCTGGATTAAGCGTAACAAGCGGGCTTTATGATGGTTATAAGGGTTGGCTTAATAAAATCTTTCCCGGCCGCTTTCCCAGAACTTTAGTACGACAAACCCGATGACCAGGCCGCCCAGATGAGCAAAGTGGGCCACGTTGTCGCCGGGGGTGCGGTGCACGCCTGCATAAAGTTCATAGGCCGCATAGAGAAATACGAAGTACTTGGCTTTAATAGGAAACGGGAAAAACAGTAGGAACAATTCAGTATTTGGAAACAAATAAGCGAAGGCGAACAGTATGCCGAACAAGGCCCCGGAAGCGCCCAGCATGCCGGCTGCCCGCGAGCCCGTAATGTCTTTGGCCAGGTTGTCAACGGCATCGGTAGTGGCCTGCACCAGCTCCGGGTCCTTGGGATTGCGCTGCAGGGCCGCCGCCAGGGTTTCGTAGCCCGTGTAGTTGGAGCCGTACTCGCGGTAGAAATTGGCAAAGTCGGCCCCGCTCGGCGCCTGGTGAAACTCCAGCCGGGCCTGCTCCATCTGGTGGATTTCGTAGGCCCGCACGCCTTCGTAGAGCAAACCGGCGCCCACGCCGCATATCAGCCAGAAAGTAAGAAACCGCGAAGGGCCCCAGCGCTGCTCCAGCAGCGGCCCAAACGAAATCAAGCCAAACATATTGGAAATAATATGCCCCCAGCTGCCGTGCAGAAACATGTAGGTGAAGAACTGCCAGGGGTAGAAATACGGCGTGCCAATGGGGTACAAGCTGCCGACTTGGGTGAGCAGCGGCAGCAGATTGGTTTGGGCCAGAAACAGGACAATGTTTGCAATGAGGAGGTTGCGAACCGTGGGGGTCAGGTTGAACATAGAGGGCGTGGGGCTCCGGCGGGGCGCCAGAGAATCGGTGAACAGGGGTCAGTAATCGGCAGGCTGCGCGAACCGGGCTTAAACTTAAGCCAGCGCCAGGGCAGGAAGTTATTTACGGAAAAAATCGGCCAGCTGCTGCCCGTCCAGCAGCACCAGGGTTTTGCGGCCGTCGGGGGTGTAGCCGGGCACTTGGCAGGCAAATAGGCGGTCGGCCAGGGCATTCAGCTCGGCTTCGGGCAGGCGGGTGGTGGCCGTGCCGGCGGCTACGCGGCGGGCCAGCGCCCGGGCCAGGCTTTCGCCCTGGTCGAGCTTGAGCGGGCCGGCTGTGTTGCGGAACTGCTCAATCAGACTTTCCAATAGCTCTTTTTCGTCCTGGGCGGGCATGCCGGCCGGAATGGCTTCCACAGCAATGGTGTTGGGCCCAAACTCCACAAAGATGAAGCCCAGCGCATGCAGCGGCTCGGTAAGCTCGCGCAGCACGGCAAAGTCCGAGGGGCTGAACGTGACGGTGCGCGGAAACAGCAGGGTCTGGGAAGTACCCACGGCCCGGCTCAATTCCTGCCGGAACTGCTCGTAGAGAATCCGCTCGCGGGCCGCCTCCTGGTCGATGAGCAGCACCCCCGACTTCACGGGTACCAGCACGTAGCGCTGCTGCACCTGCACGGCCCGGCTGCCGGCCCCTCCCTCCCGCTCCCGCGGGGGTACCGCGCCGGCCGCGGGCGCCTCCGGCTGGGCCAAGCCCAACGACAGCTCTGCGTTGTCGGCACCAGCAAATGGGGCTGGGCTCCCCATCTCGAAGCTGCGCATGGTGGCCACGTCCAGCGTGGGCTCGTCGCGCACGGGCTGGCCCAATTCGCGGTAGAAGGCTTCGAGTTCGCGCCGGGCCTGCTCGGTGGGGCGCGGCGGCAGCGGCCGCTCGTAGCCGTCGCGGCGGGTGTCGGGCTTGAAATTCGAAAAGCCCGAAGGCCCGGCGGGCAGGCGGGCCGCCGTCGAAG
This region of Hymenobacter sedentarius genomic DNA includes:
- the mdh gene encoding malate dehydrogenase, yielding MKVTVVGAGNVGATCADVLATREIANEIVLVDIKEGIAEGKALDIWQKAPIIGYDSRTVGVTNDYARTAGSDVVVITSGLPRKPGMSRDDLISVNAGIVKSVTEQVVAHSPNAIIIIVSNPLDVMTYQAHLTAKLPREKVFGMAGILDTARYRAFLAEALNVSPKDIQAVLMGGHGDTMVPLPRYTTVGGIPVTELIGKAELDAIVQRTAQGGGELVKLMGTSAWYAPGAAAAQMVEAIVRDQRRVFPVCLELQGEYGINGVYLGAPVILGKNGVERVIELQLNDEEKALLETSRGHVKEVMDALDKMGQPA
- a CDS encoding rhomboid family protein — its product is MSIVQDIRSAFSRRDNALMQLILLNVLVFAGLIVLRTILTVSSASGYYPPVLRQLELSSSLPVLLRHPWTVLTYAFTHEGFFHILFNLLNLYWFGQLVREYLGDRRLVSIYVLGALAGAAIFLLSYNLIPAFQPAVGSPMIGASAAVTAIIVAGATLLPDFTFMLILIGPVKIKWIAAVVVLISLAGVNGGNPGGEIAHLGGALLGFVFIKQLQAGRDLGRPIQAVGNWVSNLFSRRPAMRVSTTRRAEPVAAASSGSGKKPAVANQPLQDEIDTILDKISRSGYESLSKEEKQKLFRASQQ
- a CDS encoding rhomboid family intramembrane serine protease is translated as MFNLTPTVRNLLIANIVLFLAQTNLLPLLTQVGSLYPIGTPYFYPWQFFTYMFLHGSWGHIISNMFGLISFGPLLEQRWGPSRFLTFWLICGVGAGLLYEGVRAYEIHQMEQARLEFHQAPSGADFANFYREYGSNYTGYETLAAALQRNPKDPELVQATTDAVDNLAKDITGSRAAGMLGASGALFGILFAFAYLFPNTELFLLFFPFPIKAKYFVFLYAAYELYAGVHRTPGDNVAHFAHLGGLVIGFVVLKFWESGRERFY